Proteins co-encoded in one Polaromonas vacuolata genomic window:
- a CDS encoding SIR2 family protein yields MSKERERLVAALTHELHESNLAIFAGAGLSSGAGFVNWSQLLKPIADELDLDITLETDLVTLAQYHANANQANRGKLNQLLVTEFSQAAEETENHKILVRLPIETYWTTNYDTLIETALKDSGKVADIKYTSKQLALTIPKRDAVVYKMHGDVTNPADAILIRDDYEKYHIKMAPFVTALSGDLVSKTFLFLGFSFTDPNLEYILSRVRVHYTNDQRQHHCILRKVSQEKEEELANFEYRDRKQKLFLQELMRVGIKTTLVAEYAEITDILRDVEARYKQRTVFISGAAHEYGRWSQAEGQLFVYQLNKDIAATQCKVVSGFGLGVDSSVIAGVLEQIYMKGGRLDHDQLILRPFPQYQVGAKPLPQVWTEYREDMVNRAGIAIFVFGNKVQDGLVVSSNGMREEYEIAKAKGLFLVPIGITGYMAKTLWEEVFAEFVESKYLRGKEIKEKLGILGNVNTPPDTACEAVIEIIGLLKN; encoded by the coding sequence ATGAGTAAAGAGCGCGAGCGACTAGTTGCGGCATTGACGCACGAACTTCATGAGTCTAATTTGGCAATCTTTGCGGGAGCAGGTTTGTCCAGCGGAGCGGGCTTTGTGAACTGGTCCCAACTACTTAAGCCAATAGCGGATGAACTCGATCTAGACATTACTCTTGAGACTGACCTAGTCACATTGGCCCAGTACCATGCAAATGCAAATCAAGCCAATCGCGGCAAACTAAACCAACTCTTGGTGACCGAGTTTTCCCAGGCTGCGGAAGAAACCGAAAATCATAAAATATTGGTGCGTCTACCAATTGAAACGTACTGGACGACAAACTATGACACCCTGATTGAGACTGCGCTAAAGGATTCTGGAAAAGTTGCAGATATTAAGTACACGTCCAAGCAGCTGGCACTCACAATACCTAAACGCGATGCAGTTGTCTACAAAATGCATGGAGATGTTACTAATCCAGCTGACGCAATTCTCATCCGGGATGATTACGAAAAATACCATATCAAGATGGCACCTTTTGTTACGGCCCTCAGTGGGGACTTAGTTTCAAAAACATTTCTGTTTCTCGGGTTTAGCTTTACTGACCCAAATCTTGAATACATATTGAGTCGGGTACGTGTTCACTATACAAACGATCAACGGCAACATCATTGCATCTTGCGAAAGGTAAGCCAGGAAAAAGAAGAAGAACTTGCAAACTTTGAATATAGAGACCGGAAGCAAAAGCTTTTCTTGCAAGAGTTGATGCGTGTTGGAATAAAAACAACCCTTGTCGCTGAATATGCCGAGATCACAGACATTCTTCGCGATGTCGAGGCGCGTTACAAGCAACGAACAGTTTTCATCTCAGGTGCAGCTCATGAGTACGGGAGATGGTCTCAGGCTGAAGGTCAGCTCTTCGTCTATCAGTTGAATAAAGATATTGCAGCCACCCAATGTAAGGTCGTATCAGGATTTGGTCTTGGAGTCGATAGTTCAGTGATTGCTGGAGTGCTCGAACAAATTTATATGAAGGGAGGCCGTCTCGATCACGATCAGTTGATTTTGAGACCATTCCCTCAGTATCAAGTTGGCGCAAAGCCACTTCCACAAGTTTGGACTGAGTATCGAGAGGATATGGTAAATCGAGCAGGAATTGCCATTTTTGTCTTTGGCAATAAAGTACAAGATGGTCTCGTTGTCTCATCGAATGGCATGCGGGAGGAGTATGAAATTGCAAAGGCTAAGGGATTATTTCTAGTTCCGATTGGGATTACGGGATATATGGCGAAAACGCTGTGGGAAGAGGTCTTCGCTGAGTTCGTGGAGAGCAAATACCTCCGAGGTAAAGAGATCAAGGAAAAACTCGGTATTTTGGGGAATGTAAATACTCCACCGGATACTGCTTGCGAAGCTGTAATTGAAATTATTGGTTTGTTAAAAAACTAG
- a CDS encoding IS30 family transposase produces MIYTHLTRDERYQIAILVKANFNQSEIAKMMDRDKSSISRELRRNRGLRGYRPKQANDKAQERRLACANSPRVADSTWAVVEEKLAEAWSPEQISGHLEASHQPGVSYESIYQYIYADKRAGGTLHKTLRCQKTRKKRSSGRERRGTISHQVSIELRPDIVLERARFGDWEADLVIGAGQKQALVTINERVSRYSIIFHVPFKTAQAVGDALITLLKPFAHCVHTLTTDNGKEFAQHERIASALSADFFFAHPYASWERGANENMNGLIRQFFPKGMRFNCITDDDIALAMHRLNHRPRKCLGYRTPHQVFMEQLESYQHTVALQA; encoded by the coding sequence ATGATTTACACACACCTCACCCGTGACGAACGTTACCAGATTGCAATCCTCGTCAAAGCAAACTTCAATCAAAGTGAAATTGCAAAAATGATGGACCGTGATAAATCGAGCATCAGCCGTGAGTTGCGTCGTAACCGCGGTCTACGAGGCTATCGCCCTAAGCAGGCAAATGACAAAGCCCAAGAACGTAGACTTGCCTGCGCCAATAGTCCTAGAGTTGCTGACTCGACATGGGCTGTAGTGGAGGAAAAGTTGGCTGAGGCTTGGAGCCCCGAGCAAATCAGCGGCCACCTCGAAGCTAGCCACCAACCCGGTGTTAGCTATGAGAGCATTTACCAGTACATCTACGCTGACAAACGCGCGGGCGGCACCTTGCATAAAACACTGCGTTGCCAGAAGACGCGAAAAAAACGCAGCAGTGGCCGTGAACGGCGCGGCACCATCTCTCACCAGGTCTCAATAGAACTGCGACCCGACATCGTGCTTGAGCGTGCGCGCTTTGGCGACTGGGAGGCTGATCTGGTGATTGGTGCCGGGCAGAAGCAAGCACTAGTGACGATTAATGAGCGTGTCTCTCGCTATTCAATAATTTTCCACGTGCCATTCAAAACAGCGCAAGCCGTAGGGGACGCGTTAATCACTTTACTCAAACCGTTCGCTCATTGCGTGCACACTCTCACGACTGATAACGGCAAGGAATTTGCCCAGCATGAACGAATAGCTTCTGCGCTGAGTGCAGATTTCTTTTTCGCCCATCCATACGCCTCGTGGGAGCGTGGGGCGAACGAGAATATGAACGGTTTGATTCGCCAGTTTTTCCCAAAGGGGATGCGCTTTAATTGCATCACCGACGATGACATTGCTTTAGCGATGCACAGGCTCAATCATCGTCCTAGAAAATGTTTAGGGTATCGAACGCCGCATCAGGTTTTTATGGAACAGTTAGAGTCCTATCAGCATACGGTTGCACTTCAAGCTTGA
- a CDS encoding TIR domain-containing protein codes for MGRKVFFSFKYEDVNRAMIIRNSWVVQGSEKAGFIDKADFESIERQGNSGIKRWIDEQLKGTTVTVVLVGAKTCGRRWVKYEIQQSIARGNGLLGIDISKVKSFNQPCTERCGKIPQGYPFYLWNKHDGYQNLGSWIESAAKASGK; via the coding sequence CTGGGAAGAAAAGTATTTTTTAGTTTTAAATATGAAGACGTTAATAGGGCGATGATTATCCGTAACAGTTGGGTTGTTCAAGGAAGCGAGAAGGCTGGTTTTATTGACAAGGCGGATTTTGAAAGTATTGAGCGACAAGGTAATTCTGGTATCAAGCGATGGATTGATGAACAACTCAAGGGTACGACCGTAACTGTAGTTCTTGTCGGTGCTAAAACCTGTGGAAGGCGATGGGTGAAGTACGAAATTCAGCAAAGTATTGCAAGAGGAAATGGTCTTCTGGGAATTGATATAAGCAAGGTTAAAAGCTTCAATCAACCCTGTACTGAGCGGTGTGGAAAAATACCTCAAGGGTATCCTTTCTATCTTTGGAACAAACACGATGGATATCAGAACCTTGGCAGTTGGATCGAGTCCGCTGCAAAGGCTTCTGGAAAGTGA